In the genome of Deltaproteobacteria bacterium, one region contains:
- a CDS encoding biopolymer transporter ExbD: MEFRRARKVRSPMSIAPLVDIVFLLLIFFLLSSSFQNPAIKLDLPEAESRAHSEQKPITIVLDRNLKLFLNADELSFEEFPQRLSALMQQTGGRDVIFKGDKSVPYEMVIRIMSLSKKSGAEHINLSHRYLP; encoded by the coding sequence ATGGAATTTCGGCGGGCCCGCAAGGTACGTTCTCCGATGTCCATAGCGCCATTGGTGGATATTGTCTTTCTGTTGCTGATCTTTTTTCTCCTCAGTTCATCGTTTCAGAATCCGGCCATCAAGCTCGATCTGCCGGAGGCGGAGAGCCGCGCGCATTCGGAACAGAAACCCATTACCATTGTCCTGGACCGCAACCTGAAACTGTTTCTGAACGCGGACGAGCTGAGCTTCGAGGAGTTTCCGCAGCGGTTGAGCGCCCTGATGCAGCAGACCGGAGGCCGGGACGTCATCTTCAAAGGGGACAAAAGCGTTCCTTACGAGATGGTGATCCGGATCATGTCGTTATCCAAGAAGTCGGGTGCTGAACACATCAATCTTTCCCATCGCTATCTTCCCTGA
- a CDS encoding energy transducer TonB, giving the protein MEHRESKFWLYLALALAVHAGLLLAFAGRSTNIQEPDQTFSVDLKNFQVPESTVVETLPQPESLPVHPTPPEDPLEPRQAMAQLPVPMPKPSVVSDRKPVTPTPRRVVIQEAAIQRPSAPSPAAVPTDRTLNATADAMSRYLSAVQAQIRANKRYPRLSRSRSEEGAVTVQFRLHENGAIQSGPKVSRSSGHPMLDGEALRSVEVSAPYPRFPESVRKEYVDLEIVIVFRLEERS; this is encoded by the coding sequence GTGGAACACCGAGAATCCAAATTCTGGCTCTACCTGGCCCTGGCGCTGGCCGTTCATGCCGGCCTGCTGTTGGCTTTTGCCGGCCGCAGCACCAACATCCAGGAGCCCGACCAGACGTTCAGCGTGGATTTGAAGAACTTTCAGGTCCCTGAATCGACCGTGGTTGAGACCCTGCCTCAACCGGAGTCTCTCCCGGTCCATCCGACTCCGCCGGAGGACCCTCTCGAGCCGCGGCAGGCCATGGCGCAACTCCCGGTTCCTATGCCGAAACCATCCGTGGTTTCGGATCGGAAGCCGGTAACTCCGACGCCCCGGCGTGTGGTCATTCAAGAGGCCGCCATCCAACGCCCGAGCGCACCGTCGCCCGCGGCCGTGCCGACCGATAGAACGCTCAACGCCACGGCGGACGCCATGTCCCGGTATCTTTCGGCTGTCCAGGCCCAAATCCGCGCCAACAAAAGATACCCGAGGCTTTCGAGAAGCCGTTCCGAAGAAGGAGCCGTGACGGTGCAATTCCGGCTGCACGAGAACGGCGCCATTCAGAGCGGCCCGAAGGTGTCCAGGTCTTCGGGGCACCCCATGCTGGACGGTGAAGCCCTACGAAGCGTCGAGGTTTCGGCGCCGTATCCCCGCTTTCCGGAATCCGTGCGAAAAGAATACGTGGATCTCGAGATCGTAATTGTGTTCCGGCTGGAGGAGAGATCTTAA